The following nucleotide sequence is from Barnesiella viscericola DSM 18177.
ATGACGATTTTGTCACCCAGTTTCCGTTTCAGATCTTCCAAAACCGGCTTCATCATTTTGCAAGGGCCACACCATTCGGCAAAGAAGTCGACCAATACCGGGGTATCGCCGGCGATAATCTCCTGAAATTTTCCCATAGCGATAAAGTTTTTAAACTATTCTATTATATAAGTGTCGTAGTAACACCAAATCCGAACCTTTGGTTGAGGCGGGTTCGACCCGTCAGAAAATATTGTTGTCGTGACAATCGACCAGCCAGCGACCCTCGCGGTTGACCAGCACCAGTTTTATTTTCCGTATCAGTTTGTGTTTGTTCGAGAAAAAAAGTTTGCCTTCGATAAAAAGTGTATCCTGGGCGAGATTCATTTCCGAGCGGGATACGTTGAAATGGGTGGGTCTGCTCTTTAACTCGTCGGATTGGCTGCCCACCAGCGTTTCGAACAGGTGTATGGTCTCGGCCGATTCAGGCGTCACCAGTTTGCGGGCCGCTTCAAAATTGGCGTTGGTGAGGTTCTCGACAAATGCCACGGCAATACCCTCGGGACCCAAGTGGCGAGGAACGGGAGGGGCTGTGAGAAACAGCAGCGGAAAGCCTATGGCAAGAGCGGTCAAGAAGAGGAATATGATGCGAACCCGTGTTTTTGCCTTCATCGTGTGTCTGTTTTGTTGTTTGATTGTCAGTTTGAAGAGAGCCCATCGTGACGGCCAATCCCCGATGGGGGTATTGAGGTCGAGCCGCTCTCCTTCTTACAGACACAAAGATAACTATTTTTTGAAAGGCTTATGAGCTATTTACCGGGAGGATTGTAATTTTTAGCTTATCTTTGCACATACAAGCGCGAAATGGGACGGGTCGATTTCGGGTGATTCTTTTGAGGTGAAGCCTCGGAGTGGCAGTTGTCCTGTATGCGCCAATCCCCAACCATTCGGGGAACAGGGGAATGAGAATATGTTCCTCGGGTACATGAATAGAGAAAAGAGTATGAAAGATTCGTTGATTGTCGTTTCGGGCGGCATGGACAGCATTACGTTGCTTTATGAGTATGCCGACCGCATTGCTTTGGGGGTATCGTTCGATTATGGGGCCAACCACAATGCCCGGGAGATACCGTTTGCCCACCTGCACTGCGAGCGGCTGGGTATTCGGCACATTGTCATACCGCTGGCCTTTATGAAGGAGTATTTCAAGAGCTCGTTGTTGAGTGGCGGAGAAGCCATTCCCGAGGGGCATTATGCCGACGAGAATATGAAGAGCACCGTGGTTCCGTTTCGCAACGGCATCATGTTGTCGATAGCCTGCGGCATAGCCGAGAGCAACGGGTTGAAGCGGGTACTCATTGCCAACCACGGGGGCGATCACGCCATCTATCCCGATTGCCGTTCCTCCTTTATCGAGGCCATGAACCAGGCCATGCGCGAGGGCACCTACGAGCACATCGAGATATTGGCGCCCTATACCCATATTACCAAAAGCGACATTGCCCGTCGGGGCAAGCGGTTGCAGGTCAATTATGCCGAGACCTGGTCGTGCTACAAGGGCGGCGAGAAGCATTGCGGCAAGTGCGGCACCTGTGTCGAACGCAAGGAGGCTTTGCACGACGCGCAAATCGACGATCCCACCGAATATGAGGATTAATGAATAAGATAAAGCACCGTTTATGTATTACGTAGCGAAGACGATGGAGATTGCGGGAGCGCATGCGTTGACGCTCTCCTACGAAAGCAAGTGTGAGCAGTTGCATGGTCACAACTGGATTATTACCGTCTATTGCAAGGCCGAAGAGCTGAATGCCGACGGCATGGTGTGCGACTTCAAGCACATCAAGGACCAGATTCACGGTTACCTCGACCACGGCAACCTCAACGAATTGTTGCCCTTCAACCCCACGGCCGAGAACATAGCCCGGTGGATTACCGACCAGATACCCCAGTGTTATAAGACCAAGGTCCAGGAGAGCGGCGGGAATATTGCGGTCTATCGGGTCGACGATTGCAAAGACGACGATTTTGCCCTATGAGAGTCAACGAGATATTTTACACCTTGCAGGGCGAAGGCCGCTTTACCGGTACGGCCGCCATTTTTGTCCGGCTGTCGGGGTGTAACCTGCGATGCAGTTTTTGCGATACCCGTCACGATACCTATACCGAGATGAGCGAAGCCGAAATCGTTCGTGCGATTGCCGCTTATCCTGCCCGACACGTGGTCATTACCGGCGGTGAGCCCACCTTGCAACTCACCCGATCGTTGGTCGATGCCTTGCACGAGGCCGGGAAGTTTGTCCAAATCGAGACCAACGGCTCCATGGAGTTGGAGGCACAACTGGTACAGGCCATCGACTGGATTACCTGTTCGCCCAAATCGCTCCCGGTGAAGATTGGGCGGGTCGACGAGTTGAAGGTGGTCTATGAGGGGCAAGACCTGGTTCCCTACGAAGCGATGGCACGGAGCTATGGCGCAGTGCTTGAATTGCAGCCTTGCGATACCGGTGACCCTGTGAAAAACACCCGTCTTCTCGGTGCCGCCATCGATTACATCAAGGCACACCCCGAGTGGCATCTGTCACTTCAAACCCATAAACTCATACATATCCCGTGACGAAGATAAGACTGAGAAGTGTCTGTTACAAGATGAGATTCCCGAGTGGTAAGAATCGATTGTAATTATATTGATACAAAACGCTTTATCTCCACGCTCTGTCGGAGTAAGGCTTTTGTGGCGTCCCGTTTATGAAACTCTGTTAAAATTTAATAAGCCAAATAATTTTAAGCAAAAGCCGGGCAAAATCTTTGCAAGAAAAAAAGATAACATTAACTTTACACAATCAATAAATAAATACAGTTAACCTTAAAAAGAAAAATATGGATATGACTCTTTCAGGCTTGAATCCGGCCCATTTCCAAGGACATGTCGATGGAAAAGACACAGCACTTTATGTTTTGGTAAACAAGAACGGATGCGAATTGGCCGTAACGAATTATGGGGCTCGTATCGTTTCGCTTATGGTTCCCGACAAAGAGGGAAAAATGACAGATGTAGTGACCGGTCATAACAATATACAGGAGTATCTTTCTTCGGAAGAACCCTATTTCGGCGCCACCTGCGGGCGGTATGCCAACCGCATTGCCAAAGGTAAATTTACAATCGACGGTGTATTGTATGACCAATTGCCCATCAACAACGGCCCCAATACCCTGCACGGTGGTGTAAAGGGCTTTAATTTCCATGTGTGGGACGCCCATCAAATCGATTCGCAGACCATCGAGTTTTCACGCATATCGCCCGATGGCGAGGAGGGATTCCCCGGAAACCTGCGGGTGAAAGTGGTGTTTAAGCTGACCGACGACAATGCCGTCGATATCACCTATCATGCCGAGACCGACAAGGCTACCATCATCAACCTTACCAACCACTCCTATTTCAACCTCTCGGGGGCAGGCGACCCTTATATCGGCGACCACCTGTTGTGCATCGATGCCGATTACTATCTGCCTACCGACGATACCGCCATACCGTATGGCGAGAAATCGGTCGTGGAGGGAACTCCCATGGATTTCCGCAAACTCTATGAGGTGGGTAGCCGCATCAACGAACCTTTCATACAGCTGGTTTATGGCAAGGGATATGACCACACCTATGTCCTGAACAAGAAACACCCGGGCGAATTTGCCTTCTGTGCCGAGTGTATATCGCCCAAGACGGGCATCGTGATGGACGTCTATACGACCGAGCCCGGTGTACAGCTCTATACCGGCAACTGGATGACGGGTAATTTCGTCGGGAAGAACGGGCAGCGTTATCCCATGCGGGCAGCCATCTGTCTCGAAACACAACATTTCCCCGACAGTCCCAACCACGAGAACTATCCGTCGGTCATCTTGCGTCCGCACGAGAAATTCGAGAGCCACACGCAGTTCAAGTTCTCGACGCGCAAATAAAGGTAGCATTCCAATAAATAGCAATCATATAAATTACAATCATTTTAATTTAGTATTATGGAGATAGAATTTGTAAGAAGTCGTTTTATCAAACACTTCGATGGATCTACGGGATCGGTATATGCCTCTCCCGGTCGTATTAACTTGATCGGTGAGCACACCGATTACAACGGGGGTTTCGTATTCCCCGGTGCCATTGACAAAGGCATGGTTGCCGAGCTCAAAATCAACGGAACCAACAAGGTGCGTGCCTATTCGATCGATTTGAAAGATTATGTAGAGTTCGGGTTGAACGAGGAAGATGCACCTCGTGCCAGCTGGGCCCGCTATATTTTCGGTGTATGCCGCGAGATTATCAAGCGTGGCGGAAAAATTGCCGGTTTCAATACAGCATTTGCCGGTGATGTGCCTCTGGGTGCCGGCATGTCGTCGTCGGCCGCTTTGGAGAGCACCTATGCCTACGCCTTGAACGATATGTTCGACTGCGGTATCGACAAATTCGAGTTGGCCAAGATCGGACAGGCTACCGAGCATAACTACTGCGGTGTAAACTGCGGTATCATGGATCAGTTTGCATCGGTATTCGGCAAGGCCGGTCACCTCATTCGTCTCGACTGCCGTTCGCTCGAATATCAATATTTCCCCTTCAATCCCGAAGGTTATCGTCTCGTATTGCTCGACTCGGTGGTAAAACACGAGTTGGCTTCGTCGGCCTATAATGACCGTCGCAGATCGTGCGAGAACGTGGTGGCTGCCATTCAGAAGAGACACCCCCATGTTGAGTTCCTGAGAGATGCCAACATGGATATGCTCAACGAGGTGAAAGGCGAAATTACGGCCGAGGACTATATGCGTGCCGAGTATGTAATCGGTGAGATTCAACGGGTTCTCGACGTGTGCGACGCCCTCGAATGCGGTGACTACGAGACCGTAGGCAAGAAGATGTATGAGACGCATTACGGCATGAGTAAACTCTATGAGGTAAGTTGCGAGGAGCTCGACTTCTTGAACGACATTGCCAAGGAGTGCGGCGTTACCGGTTCGCGTGTGATGGGTGGCGGCTTCGGCGGTTGCACCATCAACCTGGTAAAGAACGAGCTGTACGATCACTTTGTGGAGACAGCCAAGATGCGTTACAAAGAGAAATACGGCCGTCTGCCGAAAGTGTATGACGTCGTTATCTCCGACGGTGCCCGCAAATTGTGCTAAGCAGCGTATCGACGCAGAACGATAAAACAGGACAGGGCGTAACGAATCGGCGAGTTAAGGCCGGGACGTTGCGCCCTCGTCTTGTTTGCAGGGAATAACAGTCGGTAGAGAGAATTACAGTCCCTGTTATCGATAGCCGTCCGCCTGTCGTGTGGCACCGTTTCCCCGCTCTTGTCTGTGTCCTGCTATTCCAAAGAAGAAGCCCCGGCGTGTTGATTACACGCCGGGGCTTCTTCTTGTAGGGCCGGGGAAGGTCATTCGGCCTGACTGCTCCAACCACCACCCAATACCTTATAGAGGTTGACCATAGCCAGATATTCGTCGCGTATGGCATTGCTTAATCCTATCTGGGCATCGAAGAAGTTACGGTGAGCATCGAGTACGTCGATATAGCGGATAACCCCGTTGAGGTATTGCAACTGGGCCAGGTCGACATACTTTTGTGCCGCCTCGAAGAGGTTGAGTTGCAACTCCGAGGTGCGACGTTTCTTCTGATAGGTGATGACCGCGTCGTTTACCTCGCGGAAGACTTCGAGTACCTTCTGCTCATAGGCGAATCGCTTTTCGTCGTATGCCGCCAGAGCTGCCTTGTATTGGGCCTTTTTCTTCCCGAAGGTGATAAGTGGAGCTACGAAGTTGCCGGCTACATAGGAGAAGGGCGATTCAAAGAAACCCTTCAACTCATCGTTTTCAAGACCGCCTACCAGGCTGATGGTGAGCCGGGGGAAACGGTCGGCATAGGCGATGCCTACCGAAGCCATGGCCGAGCGCAGTTGCTGTTCGGCCTGCCGCACGTCGGGACGACGTTGCAGCAGGGTAGAGGGGAGCCCGATGGGCATCTCCTCGGGCAGGGAGATATTGAAATCAAATTTCCCGCGTTCCACCTTCGAGGGGTATTCACCCGAGAGGACGGCAATCTGATTCTCCTTCATGGCAATTTTCTGTTCCAGATTCGGTATGAGGGCCGATGCGTTGGCCAACTCCACCTGAGCCTGTTGGTAGGCCGTCTCGGAGGTGAGGCCACCCTCGAACCGCAGGCGTGCCTGGTTGACACTCTCCTCGCGGGTTTGTACCGTTTGCAGCACGATTTCCAATTCCTGGTCGAGAGCGACCAACTCGAAATAGGCTGTGGCCGTCTCGGCAATCAAGGTCATCTGCATGGCCCGAGCCGCCTCGACCGAAGCCAGATACTCGGCCGCCCCTTTCCGTTTGCTCCATCGCAGACTGCCCCACAGGTCGGCCTCCCAGCTCAGCGAGGCTTTGAGGCTGAACTCGGGATCGATCGAGGTTTTTTCTCCATAATAGGCATTAGTCTCACGGTTACCACTAACCAGTCCGTTAATGGTGGGGAAGAGCGAGGCCTTGCTCACCCGGTACAACTCTTCCATCTGTTTGATGTGAGCTTCGGCAGCCCGCATGTTGCGGTTGTTGTTGAGGGTCTTGTTGATCAGGTTGGTCAGTGTCGTGTCGGAGTAGAGTTCCCACCAGGCCATGTCGGCAATGGTGAGGGTGTCGTTCTCTCCCGCTATGATTTCGTCCGGCAAGTTCAGTTCCGGAGCCTGGCAGCGCTTCTGTATCGAGCAGCCGGTGAAGAAGACGCCCACCAGGAATATGGATAAGAAGATTTTTATCTCTTTCATCGTTTTGTCAATTTAAATTTCAGTTTGTAGACCCATACGAAGAGCAGGGGTACAAAGATGATACCTATCGTAATGGCCACAATCATACCGAAGAAGACTCCGGTACCGATACCCTGTCGGCTGGCCGAGCCCGGGCCGCTGGCAAAGACGAGCGGCAACATACCCAGGATAAAGGCCAGCGAGGTCATCACGATGGGGCGGAACCGCAGGTGGGCGGCCTTGATAACCGCATTGACCACGTTGTTGCCCTTCTCCACCTCCTCTTTGGCAAACTCGACGATCAGAATGGCATTCTTGGCCACCAGACCGATAAGCATCACCAATCCGATCTGGAAGTAGATGTTGTTTTCGAGACCACATATCCAGTTGCCCAGATAGGCGCCTACACCCGCTATCGGTAGCGACAGGATTACGGCTACCGGGATAGACCAGCTTTCATACTGGGCAGCCAGGAAGAGGAATACGAAGAGCAGCGCCAGGGCCAGCACATAGCCGGTCTGCCCGCTCACGTGCTTCTCCTGGTAGGAGAGGCCGCTCCACTCCACACCGATGTTCTTGGGCAAGTGCTTGTCGGCAATCTCTTCGAGTATGGTCATAGCTTGTCCCGAGCTGTATCCCGGAGCCGCTTCGCCCGATATGGTGGTCGAGTTGAACATGTTGAACCGGCGTATGGTTCCCGGACCTGTCGTATAGGAGGTCGTTCCCAGAGCCGTGATGGGAATCATGGCGTTGTTGCTGCCCTTGACGAAGAACAGTCCCAGATTCTCCTTGTGTGCCCGATAGGGAGCCTCGGCCTGGATATAGACGCGGTAGATGCGGTTGAACATGTTGAAGTCGTTGACATATATCGAGCCGGTAAAGGTTTTCAGGGTCGAGAATATGTCGGAGATTTTCACACCCAGCATTTGAGCCTTGTCGCGGTCGACGTCGAAGTAGAGTTGGGGTATGTCGTTCTGAATCGACGAGGAGAGTCCGCTGATCTCTTTACGCTGCGAGGCGTAGTAGAGCAGGGTATCGGCAGCCCGTTGCAAATCTTCGTAGCTGGCGTCGCTGCGGGCTTCGAGCACCATCTCGAAACCGCCCGAACTGCCCAGACCCGGAATGACGGGCGGCGTACTCAGGTAGGCTTTGCTCTCGGGATATTGGTTCAGCTCCCGGCGTATCTCCTCCATGATTTCACGCAGGTTGGACGACTTGCGCTCTTCCCACGGTTTAAGGATTACGGTCAATTGGCTTCGCGACTGGTTGGTACCTACCCGGGGACTCGAACCGGTCACGTTGAGCACATACTCCACATCGTCGCGCGACATGAGGTATTGCATGGCCCGGTCGGTTACCACACGGGTACGTTCGAGGGTAGCCCCCTCGGGCAACTCCAATTCGACGGTAAAGTAGCCCTGGTCCTCCTGCGGCATGAAGCTCTGGGGTACCACCTTGTTGAGCAGCCAGATGGCTATCAGGGAGAGTCCGAAGGCCACCAGTACGCGACGGGGATTTTTCAGCCCCTTGCGAATAAGTCGTTCGTACAATCGGTTACCGAAGGCGAGCCACAGGTTGATATAGCGGAACAGTTTGTTTTTCTTTTTGCCCGAGTTGGGACGGAGCAGAAGGGCACACATGGCCGGGCTCAGCGTGAGGGCAACAACGGTCGAGATCAGTACCGACACGGCAATGGTGATGGTGAACTGCCGATAGAGCTGCCCCGTGATGCCGGCCAGGAAACTTACCGGCACAAACACGGCACACAGCACCAGCGAGGTGGCGATGATGGCACTACCCAATCCCTGCATGGCTTTCTTGGTGGCCGTATAGGGGTCGAGATGCTCCTCGTTCATGATGCGCTCGACATTCTCGACCACCACGATGGCGTCGTCGACCACGATACCGATGGCCAGAATCAGACCCAACAGGGTCATCATGTTGAGCGAGAACCCGAAGGCCAGCATGATGCCGAAGGTACCGATGAGCGAGAT
It contains:
- a CDS encoding nuclear transport factor 2 family protein translates to MKAKTRVRIIFLFLTALAIGFPLLFLTAPPVPRHLGPEGIAVAFVENLTNANFEAARKLVTPESAETIHLFETLVGSQSDELKSRPTHFNVSRSEMNLAQDTLFIEGKLFFSNKHKLIRKIKLVLVNREGRWLVDCHDNNIF
- the queC gene encoding 7-cyano-7-deazaguanine synthase QueC, translated to MKDSLIVVSGGMDSITLLYEYADRIALGVSFDYGANHNAREIPFAHLHCERLGIRHIVIPLAFMKEYFKSSLLSGGEAIPEGHYADENMKSTVVPFRNGIMLSIACGIAESNGLKRVLIANHGGDHAIYPDCRSSFIEAMNQAMREGTYEHIEILAPYTHITKSDIARRGKRLQVNYAETWSCYKGGEKHCGKCGTCVERKEALHDAQIDDPTEYED
- a CDS encoding 6-pyruvoyl trahydropterin synthase family protein; this encodes MYYVAKTMEIAGAHALTLSYESKCEQLHGHNWIITVYCKAEELNADGMVCDFKHIKDQIHGYLDHGNLNELLPFNPTAENIARWITDQIPQCYKTKVQESGGNIAVYRVDDCKDDDFAL
- a CDS encoding 7-carboxy-7-deazaguanine synthase QueE, giving the protein MRVNEIFYTLQGEGRFTGTAAIFVRLSGCNLRCSFCDTRHDTYTEMSEAEIVRAIAAYPARHVVITGGEPTLQLTRSLVDALHEAGKFVQIETNGSMELEAQLVQAIDWITCSPKSLPVKIGRVDELKVVYEGQDLVPYEAMARSYGAVLELQPCDTGDPVKNTRLLGAAIDYIKAHPEWHLSLQTHKLIHIP
- a CDS encoding aldose epimerase family protein; this translates as MDMTLSGLNPAHFQGHVDGKDTALYVLVNKNGCELAVTNYGARIVSLMVPDKEGKMTDVVTGHNNIQEYLSSEEPYFGATCGRYANRIAKGKFTIDGVLYDQLPINNGPNTLHGGVKGFNFHVWDAHQIDSQTIEFSRISPDGEEGFPGNLRVKVVFKLTDDNAVDITYHAETDKATIINLTNHSYFNLSGAGDPYIGDHLLCIDADYYLPTDDTAIPYGEKSVVEGTPMDFRKLYEVGSRINEPFIQLVYGKGYDHTYVLNKKHPGEFAFCAECISPKTGIVMDVYTTEPGVQLYTGNWMTGNFVGKNGQRYPMRAAICLETQHFPDSPNHENYPSVILRPHEKFESHTQFKFSTRK
- the galK gene encoding galactokinase, yielding MEIEFVRSRFIKHFDGSTGSVYASPGRINLIGEHTDYNGGFVFPGAIDKGMVAELKINGTNKVRAYSIDLKDYVEFGLNEEDAPRASWARYIFGVCREIIKRGGKIAGFNTAFAGDVPLGAGMSSSAALESTYAYALNDMFDCGIDKFELAKIGQATEHNYCGVNCGIMDQFASVFGKAGHLIRLDCRSLEYQYFPFNPEGYRLVLLDSVVKHELASSAYNDRRRSCENVVAAIQKRHPHVEFLRDANMDMLNEVKGEITAEDYMRAEYVIGEIQRVLDVCDALECGDYETVGKKMYETHYGMSKLYEVSCEELDFLNDIAKECGVTGSRVMGGGFGGCTINLVKNELYDHFVETAKMRYKEKYGRLPKVYDVVISDGARKLC
- a CDS encoding efflux transporter outer membrane subunit, producing the protein MKEIKIFLSIFLVGVFFTGCSIQKRCQAPELNLPDEIIAGENDTLTIADMAWWELYSDTTLTNLINKTLNNNRNMRAAEAHIKQMEELYRVSKASLFPTINGLVSGNRETNAYYGEKTSIDPEFSLKASLSWEADLWGSLRWSKRKGAAEYLASVEAARAMQMTLIAETATAYFELVALDQELEIVLQTVQTREESVNQARLRFEGGLTSETAYQQAQVELANASALIPNLEQKIAMKENQIAVLSGEYPSKVERGKFDFNISLPEEMPIGLPSTLLQRRPDVRQAEQQLRSAMASVGIAYADRFPRLTISLVGGLENDELKGFFESPFSYVAGNFVAPLITFGKKKAQYKAALAAYDEKRFAYEQKVLEVFREVNDAVITYQKKRRTSELQLNLFEAAQKYVDLAQLQYLNGVIRYIDVLDAHRNFFDAQIGLSNAIRDEYLAMVNLYKVLGGGWSSQAE
- a CDS encoding efflux RND transporter permease subunit; the encoded protein is MKLDFFIDRPIFSIVISIVIVIVGVLGLILLPIDQYPQIVPPVVKVSASYPGASAQTVTQAVATPIEQELNGTPGMLYMESTNSNSGSFSATITFDISTDPDLAAVEIQNRVKQAEARLPAEVVQNGISVEKQASSRLMTVTLRSSDPKFDEIYLSNYATLNVVDMLRRVKGVGSVSNVGGRYYAMQIWVQPDRLANLGLTVEDLQKALKDQNRESAAGVLGQQPISNIDVTTPIIAQGRLSSVAEFEEIVIRANPDGSLIRLRDVARISLEAQSYNTESGINGGNAAVLNINMLPGANAMEVAKSVKKEMEEISRNFPEGITYEIPFDMTSYISQSISEVYHTLIEALVLVILVVFLSLQNWRATLIPVIAVPISLIGTFGIMLAFGFSLNMMTLLGLILAIGIVVDDAIVVVENVERIMNEEHLDPYTATKKAMQGLGSAIIATSLVLCAVFVPVSFLAGITGQLYRQFTITIAVSVLISTVVALTLSPAMCALLLRPNSGKKKNKLFRYINLWLAFGNRLYERLIRKGLKNPRRVLVAFGLSLIAIWLLNKVVPQSFMPQEDQGYFTVELELPEGATLERTRVVTDRAMQYLMSRDDVEYVLNVTGSSPRVGTNQSRSQLTVILKPWEERKSSNLREIMEEIRRELNQYPESKAYLSTPPVIPGLGSSGGFEMVLEARSDASYEDLQRAADTLLYYASQRKEISGLSSSIQNDIPQLYFDVDRDKAQMLGVKISDIFSTLKTFTGSIYVNDFNMFNRIYRVYIQAEAPYRAHKENLGLFFVKGSNNAMIPITALGTTSYTTGPGTIRRFNMFNSTTISGEAAPGYSSGQAMTILEEIADKHLPKNIGVEWSGLSYQEKHVSGQTGYVLALALLFVFLFLAAQYESWSIPVAVILSLPIAGVGAYLGNWICGLENNIYFQIGLVMLIGLVAKNAILIVEFAKEEVEKGNNVVNAVIKAAHLRFRPIVMTSLAFILGMLPLVFASGPGSASRQGIGTGVFFGMIVAITIGIIFVPLLFVWVYKLKFKLTKR